The genomic window ACACGAGCAACTCACACAATGGACTCCAAAAGACCGAAAATCTACAAGAGGACTCATGGCAATAGTAGCAATGAGATACAAGAACTGGACAGAGAAGATGGTGAGGAGATGATCACTGATGCCAACAGAGACACAAAGAATCATGACGTCAGGACAGAAACAGAGAACTCAGACACTGCCATATATCAAACACTTCAACACTCAGGTACTAAGACTCATTTCATTACAGCAACATAACATTCAATTCAAATGAgtgtttgagaaatatttatctTCATATCTGTAATTTACAGGAAGTGTTTGTGTGAGGATCAGAAGCTCCAGAGCAGCTCCAGTGTGTTTGGTGCTGCTGTGTGTTCTTCTGCTGACTGCAGTCATAGTGCTGGCCATCAAACTCACTAAAACGGCTGATGAGTTTTACATCAAGTACCAAAACATCACAGAAGAGATAAATGagttaagaaaaagaaaaacaatcttGAAAGAGAATACTACAAATTTatcaaattataataaaacCCTGAATACAGAAAAATTGACATTACAGAAGGAGATGAAAGAACTGAGGCAACGGATACATAaaataggtaaaaaaaaacaacaacattacactaAAACTACACAACTATTCAGTATTTAAAGAATATAGTATGTATGTTTTGGGTTACCTGTTATAAATAAGTTGTGTCAGTCAGTGTGGAAGGAAATAAAGAGCTAATTGTTGTACTGGTTGTTCTTACAGATGGATGGAGTTGCTATCAATCCAGTCTTTACTTCATCTCCACTGAGAAGAAGAGCTGGACTGAGAGCAGAAGATACTGTACAGACAGAGGAGCAgatctgatcatcataaacaaCAGAGAGGAACAAGTGAGTGAAAGAGAATGATTGTTTGTGACCATACCTAAGTTTGGAGCAACAAAGGCtacgttcacaccaaggatgcTCAATTCTGATTTATGGCTCAGATCCAATGTTTTTGTAGAGCTGttcacattgttgttttaaatgtggccAATATCAGATTCCAGTGTGAACAGATAACGGTCCTGGACTGACCCGCATGCgcaaaataatgataaaaaagaCATCACGCAGCACGCTGTCATATGGAAGTAAACATGGAGGACATTAAAGCAAGTGAtttcacttatttatttttagtgtgCTATAGTGTGATTTATAGTGTGAAAAAAAGAGGAGGATGCAATAAAAGAGATAAAAGAGAAATTTATGGTAGGAGTCCTCGTGTTTTGCTTGTATATAGAGCTGTCACTGTAATACTTATGAGTTCTGACACATCATTGTCCTTCCACGTCGTGTATGTAAAACCCTTTGAAAGTGACTCCCATGAGTTCAGAATTGTGACGAATGTTGCTCTAGACTAGAGTGATGTAAAAGTCACATGAATTCTGATTTGACTGTTCAAACCGAGGTCGCACTGCAAAACATCTGATCTTTACCAGATTTAGTACCACATATGAAAGTCGGAATTGAAAAGATCAGGTTCCATGTGGTTTGTGCTGTTCACACTGTCATGACAAAAACAGATCTGAGTCACGTGAGCAAAAAGATCTGATTTGCCTGCAGTCTGAACATAACCAAAGTCTGACAACACCTTCCTTTGTGGACATTCTGTGAGCGACGTGAAATTTGTCTGAACTGTACATCTTTGTTTGCAATGAATTTCTTGAatgaatgtattaattattCGGCCAACTTAGAtaacagttttgctgctttaAGTATGTTTCTTCATTCATTAGGAGTATTTAAAACAAGTTCCAGGTGGCACTGATGTCTGGATTGGTCTGACTGACAGTGATGTGGAGAACACATGGAAATGGGTTGATGGCACCAACATGACCTCTGGGTGAGAAATCACTCCTGTAAAACTACATCCACCAAACTCGGCACAGACCTACAGTCTGTTCTGACTTAGTCTGTCAATCTATCAATATATTTCAGCCCTTTTATAACCTATCAATACAAAACCACCATAGCAACAAAGTACAAACTTCCTGGAAATGCCtaagcaaccacatagcatGCCTTGGTAACTGATCAGAACACTTCAGATACACCGTTGCAATCATAAAGTACACTGTAGCAACATAtacaaccacccaaaacaacaACCACTTGATCAACTGCCTACAGTCATTCTGTATATCTGTGTGACTGTACAGCCATTAAAACAagcttttaaaatgcttttaaacattAAGACAAAATTAAAGTTAGTCTTGACAAACT from Megalobrama amblycephala isolate DHTTF-2021 linkage group LG17, ASM1881202v1, whole genome shotgun sequence includes these protein-coding regions:
- the LOC125250318 gene encoding C-type lectin domain family 17, member A-like — protein: MDSKRPKIYKRTHGNSSNEIQELDREDGEEMITDANRDTKNHDVRTETENSDTAIYQTLQHSGSVCVRIRSSRAAPVCLVLLCVLLLTAVIVLAIKLTKTADEFYIKYQNITEEINELRKRKTILKENTTNLSNYNKTLNTEKLTLQKEMKELRQRIHKIDGWSCYQSSLYFISTEKKSWTESRRYCTDRGADLIIINNREEQEYLKQVPGGTDVWIGLTDSDVENTWKWVDGTNMTSGFWRDGAPSDSAGDKDCAINLPSGFADYSCKKTFKWICEKNTS